The Mytilus trossulus isolate FHL-02 chromosome 3, PNRI_Mtr1.1.1.hap1, whole genome shotgun sequence genome contains a region encoding:
- the LOC134712094 gene encoding lysosomal proton-coupled steroid conjugate and bile acid symporter SLC46A3-like yields MSLISRAHTKCMHWLSVVQPYLVEVAYFAFFLSRHMTLPLFQQYVKEEIEKQHKSATPSSINLTDTTKDALIHEEITLSVLSLQIAEGLPAVITVIMLGAISDKTGRRKILLWMPSLGSVLYSFIYIMIQYTGWNLDGLFMASALRGLSGSMTAFLAGGTFYAINSSNKENRSTRLGVQEFLNGIAYAIANIMVGYWVKSNGFLRPFWFTFICSCIAFLISFFLVKEVDITQQNLATNRISNNQGSNNCCIDTFKPLSRFFKCCKNRKLIKVWLSIIAFQSYAIVHLGQINTLVLYFIGPPYQWDSDKFGVFAAVAMVVAAIGAAASPVILKPYLSDINITFIGLFSKAIGTMWIAVVKNETVLYFAILLLVGELLPFPMLRSVVSNSIETTDQGSLFALMHCGESISYFLAPLMFQAIYLHTFKFFSGFVFVISVTLLVIPVVFTIAIKYVEMNGPTEYERMSGENEGITTSQSYQQLQDQEETSQAISVISNTEVDV; encoded by the exons ATGAGTTTAATATCAAGAGCCCATACCAAATGCATGCACTGGCTGAGTGTGGTCCAGCCATATTTAGTAGAAGTAGCATACTTTGCATTTTTTCTGTCACGTCATATGACTCTGCCCTTATTTCAACAGTACGTGAAAGAAGAAATAGAAAAACAGCATAAAAGTGCCACACCTTCTAGTATTAATTTAACAGATACCACCAAAGATGCATTGATCCACGAAGAAATTACACTGTCTGTACTAAGCCTTCAAATTGCTGAAGGTTTACCAGCAGTAATCACGGTGATAATGTTAGGTGCTATCAGTGACAAAACGGGACgtagaaaaatattattatggatGCCATCATTAGGAAGTGTCCTATATTCGTTCATATACATAATGATTCAGTATACTGGTTGGAATTTGGATGGGTTATTCATGGCATCAGCATTGCGAGGATTGAGTGGTAGCATGACTGCATTTTTGGCAGGAGGAACATTCTATGCAATTAATAGttctaacaaggaaaacagatCAACAAGACTTGGTGTCCAAGAGTTTCTGAATGGCATAGCATATGCAATTGCCAATATTATGGTTGGATATTGGGTTAAATCTAATGGATTTCTTCGTCCATTTtggtttacatttatttgtagcTGTATTgcctttttaatttcattttttctagtCAAGGAAGTTGATATTACTCAACAGAATCTTGCCACAAATAGGATAAGCAATAATCAAGGTAGTAACAACTGTTGCATAGACACTTTTAAACCATTATCAAGATTCTTTAAATGCTGCAAAAATaggaaattaataaaagtatggctgtcaatcattgcatttcaaagttATGCCATAGTTCATCTTGGACAAATTAATACATTGGTGTTGTACTTTATTGGACCACCATACCAGTGGGATTCTGATAAATTTGGTGTGTTTGCTGCTGTTGCTATGGTGGTTGCTGCCATTGGAGCTGCAGCCTCTCCAGTTATATTAAAGCCGTATCTTTCAGACATTAATATTACATTCATTGGTTTATTCTCCAAAGCCATTGGTACCATGTGGATTGCTGTAGTAAAGAATGAAACTGTGTTATATTTCG CAATTCTTCTGCTAGTTGGAGAGTTGCTTCCTTTTCCTATGTTGAGATCAGTGGTGTCCAACAGTATTGAAACAACAGATCAAG gTAGTTTATTTGCCTTGATGCATTGTGGAGAGAGTATCTCATACTTCCTAGCCCCTTTGATGTTCCAGGctatttatttacatacattcAAGTTTTTCAGTGGATTTGTGTTTGTTATCTCTGTGACGCTTCTAGTCATTCCTGTTGTTTTTACCAT tgCAATCAAGTATGTAGAAATGAATGGACCAACAGAATATGAAAGAATGAGTGGAGAAAATGAAGGCATAACAACAAGTCAGAGTTATCAACAATTACAAGATCAAGAAGAAACTAGTCAAGCTATTAGTGTTATAAGTAATACCGAAGTCGATGTATGA